The genome window AGAGCCCATGATGGTTTTTGCTCTGAAACAGATTCTCCGATTAGTTCACAGATCCACAGTTTGAAGAACATTCGCTGACTTATTTGAAGTGGTGGTATGTGAAGATGCAGGTTCTTCTAACAGTTTAGGAAAACCTCAAACCTCCAGTCCAGAGCAGGAGCCTGTTAGGCTTCAGGGGAATAATTGGCTGTTTGGCCCCTTTTTGCCAGACCTTCACAAATTTATGTTGGAAAAAGCACCATGTGAAGTATAAACTGAAACAATTACAGTCTGAAAACTAGTTTTTGGCACAATAAAGCAGGACAGGCCTCagctgatactgagcttcagagATGTGAATACTACAGCACGTCTACAGTTAATCAGATTAACTAAAAACAAGCGACACTGAGAAACTGGTCATCCAGCTTTGATCCAGAGCAGCTGGGTTACGAATCAGTGACTGGTGTTATTTCACTCGTGGGCTACAAGGTCTTGTTTTCCAAGAGGTGCATAAACTCAAACATGTTACGTGTTCACTGACACATATGGATCTGTCTGTGGGAAGCTATAATATCATCACCAATAACCAATCAATACCAGTCAGATTGCTCCAGCTGATGAAGGTTAACTATCCTCTAACttaatgaaagttaaaaaaaaaaaaaaaaacacaggcaaGTCGGAGGGCTGAGGAAAATAGTTTTTATATAAACCAGCATGATTATACATACTGCATTTACTGTGGCTGTCTACATTACAGGTGATCTGGTTACAGGATAGTGAGAGGAACATTTTCTACATCatgatttcacatttattttatagCAAATATAGATATTTGTTGTAAATAGCACCTAGAAAAATAGATAGAATAAAGTAATTTCTCTGTTCTGGCTTTGACTGTGGCAGGTCTGGTTCACAGAGAGGCTCCATGTGACCCCGAGGCTGCAGAGATCTGTCCCACAGCGACCGCTGCACCGATGCCTGGTGGATTCGCTCCTCCAGCTTCGAACgcgctcctcatcctcagcgtgctgtgacatcacatctGTGCAGGTTCGGGGTGGGAGCTCGAGTCCAGCAGGTCTAAACGATTCCAAACTGAGCCAGGTCGCTCAGCTCCATGTCCCCGAACGCCTCCCAGGGGCAGACCACCGCGGAGTCTGCAGGACAGGGACGCCAAACGCTGAGTCCACACATCTAAACATGGAAAACTTCAGACTAGACATGAAATTGAGCCTCACCTCCAAGACCCTCCATCCCGGGGACGTCGTTATCGAACCTTTGTGGAGAAAAACGGAAAGCAGAGTGAAAAACTGTGAATGTCAGAGTTGTTGGACGAGCGGACGTGGACGCTCAGTCTCACCCCTTCTGTCCAGCTTTGGGAGCCTTGCTCTTGAACTGACGGGTCTCCTTCTGCTTGAACTTTGGGGGGGCGGCCTTGGagccttcagctgctgctgcgttcatgttGGAGACTTTCaatcaaaaagaaagaaacatgttttttactCATCACGGATGCTGCAGATCGACGAGCTGATGCCCCCAAACAAATCGTTTCCACGTGCTCCAGTGGCTCAAACTTaatcttcttctgttttcagcttctttcGTTAAGTAACTATTGATAACCTGTCTTGATCTAAGTGCTCTTCTTATCTGCTTACGTGTCATAAACTCTCTCCATATTTGATGCTGTTAATCCTATTTGTGTCAGGCCTAAAGCCAGAGGTCGGCTCAGGAGGTCGAGGATCAAAATCTGCACCAAACAAGATCTCATTGATCCATTTCATGTTCTGGGACGAAGGCGGATTAAGATGAGGATTATAATCTATTCTTTAAAAGATAATATTCAACAAATTTAGCAGCTGAACATCCATGAACCTCGTCAGTGGATTCAAACTGGGTCAGCGGTTAAAGATGAATCTCCAGTTTAACACTCAAGCTTAAACACCTCAAATGAATTGTTCAGTTCATATAAAGTCGAGAAGAATGAGGAACATCCTTCATGATTATTACCAGAAAAAAGACTCAGAGAGCAAATGAAGTGAGAGAACAGCccaaaaagaacattttacatcacaaaatgagggaaaacatcACAAGGTTGAACTTATTAATCAGGTACATTCAGTAACAGTTATAGTCTGCAAATTTTATTATGGTTaacaaatgaattaatgatTATTTCTGTTCCCATTTTCAACTTTTGACCTCAGATCTGAAATCTATGACATTTATGAAAAGTCACACCTCTAATCTAAATAGAAGTCACAGGTTTGGTCACACGTCCTGAATTTAAATGgtttaattaaattaaacagtgcaaatgaaaaatctgaaaaatctgaacaaatcaaacaaagtgCTTCAGTGTCTTGAGTGATTATTTagaaaagtaataaaacaatGATTTAAAATTCCATCAAGCATTAAAACcgtcatatttcacatttcatatcGATCATGGAGTCATTTCTCAGCTGTTATCAGACATTGGAGGTTTAAACTGTGCAGAAAGATGCAAAAACTCATTTGTGTGCTAATACAAATGACTAATACACAATCTGAATACCACGTTACTCTAAAAAACTACTGAAAGTTTAGAAAAAGACGGATGGAGTGAGAAGACGTGAAGAAGCTCGACTGctctcagaaaaacacacttacTTGTTTTGTGGTGAGACTGAACGTCAAAGAAATTTCTCTTTGCAGAGAAGAAGCAAAAAAGCAGCTGCAAGACAAAGATGGAGTCTTTCTTCTCACAGTGTCTCTCTTCTGTGGAATCATCACGCCGTCAGCCCGCCTTTATACAGCAGCTCAGCCGCCTCCCACTTACTGCTCGTTGAAACACGGCGGTCATAAAATCACGAGGGCTGATGGGTATTTTGAGTGGCGGCTTACAAACGAAGCCTGACTGGCCAAAGATAATCACATTAAAATACTGAGTCAAACatccagcagtgtttgttttcctgctgtgtttcctccaaTCATAACATGATGCTTTTCAACAGGTGAGACTTCACAGAAATGAATCCTACACAGACTGAAGTTTGTCGTCTGGGcagtttcattcactcaaagcTGATGATCAAATGAAATAGAAATGACGCTCAGCTGGTTCACATACTTATTAATTTGCTGCAGCAGGGATTGAGGCTGTACAGGACAGCAcggtgagaggacagaggattACAGGTAATAATCTCTGGTGCTGTACAGTTAGAGAGATCATGAGACCTTTGCATAACGAGGAACGTGAGCTGTGTGAGGCTCTGCAGCATCCCATTAACAGCAGAGGCTGAACGATGCCGTGTTTGAGGCTGTGAGGGCTTCAGGAGGTAAACAGACAGAAGTGACTGCAAACACAATCCATCAGAGACCACAGGCAACAAGAAATAACCGCCGCCGTGTCAAAACGACTCtgtgtgcagagaaaaacacagatttgtcCTTAAAAAGAGCTCAAGCACACGACACATCTTCACAACAATCACTTTTAAAACACAGCGAGAGAAAATCTGCACAATCTCCCAACtattcaacagaaaatcaaatctGTAAACAGGCTGAATCTGacacctgcagaggagaaaccACGTCCCCTGGAGTCTGCAGACGTCCTCTGTCTGTGAGTTTTTAATGAGCAGTGCAGATCGTTCAGGGATTATGACGAGTTTTTACATGTAAGACGACATTTTTAACACAGAACAACAGTCTCTGGACGTCTCCTCCAGGATATTCAGCGTGCACGTGACATATTGAAGTTTTACACTGCAGCTCGTTTGGGTTCTTGTGTGTTTACGTCTTTGCACATTGTAATTGCATGTATTCAGTATAACATGTGACGTGTGGAGATAGACAGAAGAAATACATAAGGCAGAAATTTGGGAAAATGTTTATAAAATGACACGAAAGACGTCGAGAAAACAGTGAAGCAGCCAAACAAAACACTTCTTcactctgtgaacacaaacaaaattcttTTGGAGGAGCTTCAGGTTACTTCTGGGTCCAAACTTCCACGTCTGAAGCTTTGGCTCGTTAAGAACGCCTCCATGTTGTTCATTATTCAGAGTGTTCACCACTTCATAGTGTTGTCTGACTGAATCCAGAGCTGTCAAATTATCTGACGgtgcagaaaacaaataaaaactgaccGAATGAAGACCTGCTgtcataaaaaaagacaaatatgcaCAATACCTGCTGTAGAAATGAGTTTTTTAAGCTCTTTAACTATCAAAGACAGATTCTGTTTCACATTCTTAACTTGACTTATATAATATGTAAACATTACACAATGTGAAAACTGTGGCAGCCAACACGTCTGCGTTCACCTGAGCAGGCTTAACAGGAGGCTGTCTGAAAATACATCATCCTCAGCACAGCCAGTATGAATGAGTGGATTATATACAAGACTTAGTGGTGTATaaagacagtgaagacagagaacTTTAACTCTCCTCCAGGTTGACAAACTCACAGTGAGTCTTCACTCTTATCCCTTTTTTCTGTGTTAGTGACAAACAGTTTAGACAATATTCGGTATCTATGAGGATGTGATTTACCTCTTCATCAAATGTCCTATGAATGAAAATCTGAGCTCTAGCGCTGGAAATCAGACTGACCTCTGTTAATCTTGCAGGTCGCTAATGGCCGGTAGGCACGTGCAGTGGGCCTCGCCTTTAGGTAAGCAGAAAGCAGAACGTGTCGAAAGACGAGTCGAATCAAGTGAAAAGACGACGGCATGAACCAGCTCAACCAGCCTCAGATGCATTTCCACAGAAGTCAAACAAAAGACACTTTTGCGtctcaaatgaaacaaaaagtttCCCTCTGAGGTTCTTTCCGTCGATGTTTGTTGGATTCTGGTTGAAGAAAGAGTCACAGGTTGTTTTGCTTGACAGATTTTCTCGTTCGTTTGATTTCATAAAGCCTTAAATATGTTTCCTCAAAAATCATTTAGTGTTCATACAGGAGACCCTCACgactccttcctcctcctcctttctgttttgtgtttcatctCTTGATCTTAAAGTCTCAGTATGTTTCAGACAAAGTGCTCGTCTGATCGTCCATCAGTGTCTGAAAACCTTTTTTCTGCTGCGTccaacagttttgtttttgtcattttcccaaACAGACAATGTGACACTctgaacttctctctcaagctTTCTGTGAGCACCTGAACGCATCGTGAATGCCCACTGTCTCTCTGTATGACTGATTTTTAATATCATggaatgaaaacagtaaaaatgtgtttgaagagAGATAATAACTTTACTTTGCCTCGTTAAGGAGCTGCATTTCATTGGCTCGCTGCTCTGTCTTCCTCCCCTGCAGACTCTGCGGTGGTCTGTCCCTGGGAGGCGTTTGGAGACATGGAGCTCAGTGACCTGGCTCAGTTTGGCATCGTCTAGACCCGCTTGACCAGAGCTGGGCATTTTACGGCCCACCCTTAGGGCATCCCACTCCTGACACCAGGTGTAAAGATGGCGAGCGGGTCgaggaggaaggcagaggcTGATACAGGCTGAAGTATCACCACGTGGTGTTTTACTGTGGAGAAACCAGGACTAtttacagactgacagagaaataatgttgagttgtaaaaaaaataatgacttaaagaaaattaaagaaTTAGATAACGGCtcaagaaaacaacataaacaatgaCAAAAGCAAACTAAGCTAGAAACTAGTGATGGGTCGTACTGTGCCGACACTTCGGAGCGATACCGCAATGATCCGCTCACACGTCGCGGGTTAGTGTTGGTgctttgttggtttgtgtgtgacacagaggtgtgttttgttttactgctgcttattttaatggagcctgtgagaaagagaaagtttaTGATCTGATGTCTCCCAGTAAAATAAGTCCACTAGCATTTATTGAGATGAAttgatttcttcttcagtcCCATGGCTGCACTGCCACTCATTACATTTTCTGTGCCGTCCTCAGTGAACTCTCCATCATACCATTCACTTGAGTGTGTGCAAGAACACTGTGCGCAATAAATCATTAACCGGTCACTCTGCATCTGAGTCTGCATCTGAGTCCTAATTACAACCTCGCTCTCAACAATATAGTAATTAAAAAGGCAAGCAGCGTCACAATATATGAGAAACTGTTGGTATTCATGTTCAAAGAATCCGATCAGGTGGACTTGTGCCATCATATGAACAAGGAAAGCCATTCCACACTCAGTGGTCCAGTATTTTACTTCATCCCAGCCCAAGTTTACGTGCTGACGTACGTTTCatcatgtttgtgtgaacaCCTTACGCCTCCCAAAATGTACAAACTTCTGAAATTGTGAGAAAAATCTGTGTAGTGTGGAGATCTGTCAGAGGAAATAAAGCTCCTGATGTAGGTGATGTTAGTGATGTAAACTGCTGCCACAGAACGAcaaatctaaaaaataaatgtgttatAATATAAAAACGGTCAGAAAAAGTCTGTTTCCCATGTTTGCTTCATAGAGGTTTGTTGAGTTAACGTTCCCATCTGCGATACAGCCTTTCAATCAGAGCAGCAGGGCTTTTTTCTACCAAGAGAAAGACACTCAGCACCTCTTGTTGGACACatactgtggacagcaggacagaagaCAAACTCTGTCTACGTGCACACAGTGAGTGGCTTCAGTTTGTTAACACTGTCTTAAAGCCGAATTAATCAATGTATGAGATAAACGATCCAAACTGTTGAGCAAAGACTGCTGCCTTCTTACTGAGAGGCTTTTCTCACAGAAGCGTCTTTATATTAGAATCATGGAGACGTTGAAGTCAGGACGTGTCTCTGTCCTGTGATATGTCTCAGGGGTCGTAGAGTGATTTGAGGTTTTTAAGCTGCAGACTAAAACTATACTCATATTATTTGGTTTACTCTTAATATTGTATCACCATTATTTGTGTTGTGTCAACACAAATAAGAGACTGATCAATCAATTGATCGACCAACCAATCATCAATCAACAGTAATATGGACTCTGAGTGTTTTACTGTGCATGAAATTGTTTTCTAAAGAAAAGCAAGATTCAGACCAGAATAATGTGGctaaaacacaatttattatCACATATAACCACAGAGTACACGACTCTACTTGATGTGattacatagatagatagatagattgatagatagatagacagatagatagattgatagatagatagatagatagatagatagatagatagattgatagatTGATAGATATGCACAATAAGATATTTACAGGTGGAGGTGATCTACCCACTTTAAGTAAAGGATTCCCAGTTGTTTACTGATCATCCATCAAACCTAAGCAGCGGTACAGTGTGTTACACTTTTACACAGATGCTGGGCTACACAGGACGACAAAGCCACAACAGGGACTTCCTGTGATGTCATTCAGGTGTACTTAAAGATGATATAGAGCTCAGAGAGATGCTAATACTTCCAGGTGTTGAGGTATACTGGCCCAGGACAGAAGAAGAGTCATTCTTGGGGGCTGCTGTCCAAGAGCTTCTCCCTCCACTTGTtgaggggagaggaaagaatCCGTCTCCGTCCATCAGTCGTCCTTAAATGGTACCCATTCAGACTCGTCTCTGCACCCAAAGAGGGCAGGACTcatgaggagagaaaacaaaaagctgctggATCGCAGCCAGCAGGAATCAACTGTGTCCATTCGGCACAAGGTCTAGACGATGCCGAACTGAGCCAGGTCGCTCAGCTCCATGTCGCCAAACGCCTCCCAGGGGCAGACGACGGCTGCGTCTGCGGGAGAGGAAGCGCAGGTTAGAGGACGTTACCTTCAACGACGAATTATTCACCGCTTTTCAGTCACTGCTTTGACTGATAGTTACCTCCAAGGCCGTCCATCCCTGGAACATCATCGAACctgaaaggacagagagagacgttGAGACCTTTCCTCTCCGTTGGACCCTTTGTGGTGGTGTCGTGCTTTGCTCCCTGTGCTTTAGACTCACCCCTTCTGTCCAGCTTTGGGAGCCTTGCTCTTGAACTGCCTGGTCTCCTTCTGCTTGAACTTGGGAGGAGCGGCCTTGGAGCctccaggtgctgctgctgctgcgttcatgtcTATGAAAGATTCAGATATtaagtgacaaagaaaaagcagaaaacttATTGAAATATGTCTTAAGTTGTCATGATGAGCCTTGTTTACCCATTTCAGGCTGCAGTCCCCATCAGCTCCAGTGTCCCTCCTCAACTAATCCCCTCACCTAATCCCCTCGCCAACTGTCTTATCTCATATGCTCCAGTAATTAGTTATAATTAGCTGGCAGAGTTAAATTTTCTAGTCTGTTATGTCAGTAAGGTGAGCTGTAGAGTGACGTCAGCTAAGTCTTAAAATCTGTCATCTTGAGGGAGTTTCAGGCAGAACCTATTTATGATAGAACAACAGCTGGAAGCATCGGCTTACTGGAGAAttggtttgattgacagctgttaTAATACATGACTATATTATACATAACAGCCAGTAAAACCTCAGATGAGCATTTTTATATTTGTCTTCATGTACAGATTAATTTAATAGGATAAAACATGTTACTTAATGAGCTTCAGAGATGTTGGTGGAGATGGTGAACctcagtcttcatgctaagatAATCATGATCCTGTTCAAACTCCAGACacgacacacagacagaggcatCAACTTAAGGAGGCAAATAaatgtgtttcccaaaatgtcagcttaAAAGCATAAGAAGAAAAGTTTTTAAATATTAACCCCAAAATATCAAAGAGCAGCGAAGATGAACCCAGATTTTTCTGGTTAGAGCttctgaaaataaatatgtgCTGAAAACAGTTACGGTCCAGTTATTGTGTTCATGAtgagtaaatgtttttttagaCAACATTCGATCAACAGGTTGTCGTTATGTCTAATTCAACAGcaacatatttaaaaataaagtcCAACTTGTGGCATCAGTGCATTCTAACATCTCACGCTTCCTCCATTCAGTAGCTTCAGAGGAAATGCATGAAGCACTTCCTTAGAAGCTGCATGAACTTCTGAAACGTCCCTCATAAACACATAGAA of Chaetodon auriga isolate fChaAug3 chromosome 1, fChaAug3.hap1, whole genome shotgun sequence contains these proteins:
- the LOC143323494 gene encoding retinal cone rhodopsin-sensitive cGMP 3',5'-cyclic phosphodiesterase subunit gamma-like, which encodes MNAAAAAPGGSKAAPPKFKQKETRQFKSKAPKAGQKGFDDVPGMDGLGDAAVVCPWEAFGDMELSDLAQFGIV
- the LOC143325649 gene encoding retinal cone rhodopsin-sensitive cGMP 3',5'-cyclic phosphodiesterase subunit gamma-like, coding for MNAAAAEGSKAAPPKFKQKETRQFKSKAPKAGQKGFDNDVPGMEGLGDSAVVCPWEAFGDMELSDLAQFGIV